The Drosophila innubila isolate TH190305 chromosome 2R unlocalized genomic scaffold, UK_Dinn_1.0 1_C_2R, whole genome shotgun sequence DNA window GGTCGGCTGCTGGAAAACGGTAACAACAGCCCTGCCCTATTGCTTGCCCCTTGTGTAACAGCCCTGTTCCTTGAGTGCTCTTGTACCCACTCCCTGCTTGGGACACAGGACCCAAAAGTGAAAACGAATATTGCACTAATtggaaattgttttaataagaAATGTGAATAAAGAATAGCTACAATTCGATAGGAACAACGAAAGAACATGCAAGATGCTCACTATGAGTAACAATGTTATGTGCAGTAGCTTTATCTCAAAATGTAGTCAGCTAGCTGATTTAAAGTACTGTACTAAACAAAATTCTCTCATACAAATTGCATTTCTAGTGGTTTCAGTTCAACTTGGAGAATTGCACACACAACGCGCGGGTCAATAAGTGGCAAAGATAAGCAGGATCATGACCTTGGAAACGCAACCGGTTGGCGGAGGGTTGTGCGATGGCAAGATTGCTGGATTATATGATCTGGAGGAGACTCTAGGCTCGGGTCATTTTGCTGTTGTCAAGTTGGCCCGTCATGTGTTTACGGGTGCCAAAGTGGCAGTGAAAGTTgttgataaaacaaaactggATGAGGTCTCCAAAGCGCATTTGTTTCAGGAAGTTCGGTGAGTTGAGAAGGATACAATCATAACATGTGATATAAACTGGATTCGTCTATACAGCTGTATGAAGCTGGTGCAACATCCAAATGTGGTTAGACTCTATGAGGTCATTGACACACAGACTAAATTATATCTGGTGCTGGAACTGGGCGATGGCGGCGATCTCTATGATTATATAATGAAACACGATGCCGGACTAAGTGAGGAGTTGGCCCGTAAGTATTTCCGGCAAATACTTCGTGCGATCACGTACTGTCATCAGCTGCACGTAGTGCACAGGTAAGCAGCTTGAATAATACGAGTACTTAGTATAGTCAGTCTACAGTTTACGTAACGTAACTTATACGTGTTGAACGCACAGGGACTTGAAACCGGAGAATGTCGTATTCTTTGAAAAATTGGGTCTTGTCAAGCTTACGGACTTTGGATTTAGCAACAAATTCTCGCCCGGTCAAAAACTGGAGACATTTTGCGGTAGCCTTGCATATTCGGCCCCGGAAATTTTATTGGGTGACTCGTACGATGCGCCCGCCGTAGGtaagtgtgtgtctgtctgtctgtctgtctgtctgtgtgtatcACATGATAAGctctatttaattattgacATTATCTGTTAGATATTTGGTCGCTTGGCGTTATACTGTATATGCTGGTCTGTGGCCAGGCGCCTTTTGAGAAGGCCAATGACTCGGAGACGCTAACCATGATTATGGATTGCAAATACACAGTACCATCGCACGTGACACAGGAATGTCGCTGTTTAATTGCCACCATGCTGGTGCGGGATCCAAAGAAGCGTGCCACAGTCGAGGAAATCGCATCATCCTCATGGCTAAAGCAAATCGATGAGCCGGATTCGGTGGAGCACTCAGTACCTCTGGTGAGTCGTGAGCAGCTGAGTGAGGAGGATCATGCCTTTATAATACAGAAAATGATAAACGGAAACATTGCGTCCAAGGAAGAGATACTGCAGTAAGTaatcatttatcatttaatgctatttgaaaatattaatgtttCATTTCGTACAGAGCTCTggataaaaataagtacaatCACATAACGGCCACATATTTTTTGCTAGCAGAGATTCGTTTGCGCAGGCGACGCGAGGAGGAGCAGAAACTGAAGTTTAATGAGGCTGGCTTAAAGTAAGTACAAACACTCATCCATAGTATTGATTACTCTATAATCAATTATTGAATATAGAATGGGAGACTTAAATCGCCGGGTCCCAGCAGACAAACCGAGTCCAACAGAAAATCCCAAAGTAGTTGTGCCTATCAGCATTAATGTAACACCAGCGGCACAATTTGGAAATGACAATGCCAAGCCGGTAAGTTTTAAGCagttgattatttatttattaattgttgataatcatgaatttaattaattaaaggaTAAGCGTACCCGCAAATGCAGCATTGTgcgggaggaggaggaagaggagtcTGCCAATGAGAGCTGTGACGTAGGAAATGAACTAAAAGTGGCCTCAACCCGACGTGAGTCAATTTCCGATGGACGCCTAAATCGCTCCGTGCAAGAGCGCTCCTGCTCGTCAGCACCAGCGCCGGCTGCCGAGGTGCCAAGTAATACACGCACAAAGATTGTTCACTCCACGGACATGTCGCTCTCCCAGAAGCTCAAGCAAATGGAGAAGTGTGCCAGGGTGGATGAAGACACTATAAGCGGCTTGAAGGAACTCGAAATTGGCAAGCTGAAGCCGttgcccagcagcagcaagaatCCTGTACTGACGCACCGTCGTACAAAGCTAAATAAGATACGCACACCATCGTGCAGCAGCTCCGAGGCATCCGACGATGATACAAAGACACGAAACAAGAAGAAAATCAATAAGTTTGTTGGTGACACGCCCATTAGATTTCGTATGCATCGGCGAGACTCGCATGACGACTCCAGCGACTCGCAGGATCAATTGTATCCACCGCCAGGATCGAATAGCAGTGGAGCTACTTTTATTTCGAACAGTAATTCTGGTGTAAGCGGAAAAAAGGAAGAGCAGGGACAATGTAAAGAGGTAAATAGTATCAAAGTAGCTGCATAGAAATTCGTACATtgctaaaatttttcttttaatttaaagccaaATAAAACTGAGGAAACACGCAAATCTCACACACAAAAGAGCAGGAAACAGAATAAAGATCATGTTGATAAGCATTCCCATGCGGAAAAACAGCAATTGGTGTTAGTGGAAAGTACAACAACTCGTCGGAGGCGCATTCGTGAAAGTCAATCCCTGGATCGCATCACAGAGGCTCAAGAATTCGAGATGCGTCATCGTAGCTATATAAATGATGCGTCAATGCAACAACATATCGAGCAAAGAAATTCATTGTTCAACTTAAACACATTCTCCGTTGCCGAAACTAAAGAAGAATATGACGATGAGTCGGAAATTAATCCAGATACAGATACCACGGACCAAATTATGAACACATTGAATGCAGCCAAAGCAACGCTTCAGCAAaagcaatattttattgacaCCAACTATAGTAAGAACTATAACAatagtagcaacaacaacaactacaataataacaacaacaaaaagaaatccaACGAAACACcaaaagatatttataatCTAAATTCAATCGAAGAAATCGATTTGATTTTGGAAGATAAAAGCCTTACCAAAGCAATACATATTACCGGCTCTAAATGCTTTGTCACTATGAAGAAAATTCGAAGGCTCGGAAAATACTTTCCGGTAATGAACTTTTCTTAATAGTTACGATTAAAATAGCTGCAAAGTGCATTCTAAATCTTAAATCGTAGAAAATATGTAGaaaatatgcatgtatgtattatgtataacaaaattaagaaaagttataaaacaaatacattatgcgacaatttaatattagttgtagcgtaatttaatttattatgcaattcttaaattagcaataaaaaaaaggcacaTTTTTTGACTATAATGCTAAAACTCGTTTAATGATGAGAAATAACGTTGCCTAATCTGAAAACACCATTCGCACAATAGATTTCGTGCATTCcccaaaataaatgtttgtattCTATGGCGATATGTGTAAGTACCATGTACAATCCaagtcaaatcaaattaataaaatataaacccAAAAAGTAATTGAGGTATTTCTCTGACCACCTTTGTCTCTAATCAAATGCAAGATAAAGCTCTACCGATAGGTTAACCAACTGGAAAATGGAATGacaatttatgaatatttggTTTTACTCCAAAACAAGTGCACTGAAGCCCAAATCGAGAGGGAATCCACTTTCAACAAACTGAGGCTTCTTATTAAAGGCTGCTGTACTGGATATGGAACTATGAGCATGGGCTAGCGCCTATTTCCCACTGTCCAAAGacaaagtaaaatgaaatacataaataaatgtgatttcaaatataatagaaGTTCTGCTAATAGTCACTTCGCGGGTTGGCAGGTCACGGAATTGGgcacattttcaaattttgatcaatttaaaaagGGATACAATTttgcaaatggcaaatttaaagctaatattttaaaaatattccatGCGTACAAATTCAAATCCAGCGCTTTAGATTGCGGgaatatcgatatattgacGCTAAAAATTAGCGATGAGAATCGCAACTGGGACGCGATGACAGCTGTAACTGTTTACAGCTCGATAGCTGTGTTAAGTAACAGGTACGTGATAAACGCTCATCACTATTATGAAGTTTTTgtaggaaaaaaaattgaaaataatataaattattataaaggCATAGCAGACTGTGTGAAAACTGTAGCCTTAATTTGCAATAATGTTACGCATCTATCAGAACACATACCGGTAAGCAGAACACGCGTCAATGTCAAGCCGGTTGTAATTTTCATTCGCCGATTTCGTCATCGCTTGACCCATGTCGTTCGTACTCGCATTTCCTTTCAGTCGAACTGCAAGAAAAGCTGTTGTTTATTCTACGAAGGTTGCCTGCTGCAATCATTCCACACTATGCAACATCACCAGTCAATCCCGGCGCACTGGAGCAGGAGGACACTGGGAACAGCACAGCAACCGCAACCATCGAAGCCACGAGGAGTTTCTGCTGGGCGGCAACCAAGCGAGAGGCTGGACAATTCCTCCTCATTCTCGTGGATATGGCATGTTTGTAGTTCGAATTATTAGAGGCGCTCTTAAGCTACGTTATATTGTTTTGGGTGGTGCCATTGGCGGTGGCGTTTCATTGAGCAAAGTGAGTAAATAGGCACCTTACCCCATtgttgttatataatatgaaaattgcatttgcatttgcacgTGCAGAAATACGAAGATTGGAAGGAGGGTCTGCCTGATCTGAAGTGGCTCGAGGATGCACTGCCTCAGGGAGAGAGATGGAGTCAATTCTCAAGGAATCTCATTGAAGTGGGCAGTGTAGTTAAGAATGCCATTGACATCGGTGAGTTTTCCGCTCAAGCGTCTCGTCGGGATTTGGATCCACTCCCGatctctttatctctctcaCTTTAAATTGCTTTAACAGTTAGTTTATTAACTGGGTGCGGGTCAAGCGAGTTTCTAACTATGCACTTTAATTAGCAttcatattgtttttttttttttacaattgctGACTttgtttattcattatttgatCAGTCGCCTGCttgatttttaacttttgtatatattatacactTGGCAGCAGCATAACGCTTAGTTTTGCCCgagatattgatattgatgatATTGGGGTTTGCTTGTAGATCCGAAGCTTAAGCAACTGGGCGAAGATAAATTGTCGGAATGGCGCTCTTGGTTCGATAATCGTCTGGACGATGCAATTGAAGCGGCCGATTATCAAGGAACTCAAATTGTCGAAAGTAGGTTACACattccaaatttaatttctgaacataatgcatttaaagtgAGAGAATTTATGTTCGCCTTTCGTTTCTTCTAACGTATGTCAACTAAAAATCATACtcctgttttttatttgtttttttttcagccaAGGAGGATATCAAGGCCAAGACAACGGTGGCAGCGCTGGGAATTCCTGCAGACGAAAGTCGTAAAAAATATGGTAAGTTGATCATGAAGTTCTCTTAAAAAGTAATACTTGTATTTAATCTCTTTCGTTTGGTTAAATTTCGCAGATAAACTGCAGACTCAAGTTGAGACGTTGCAGACTGAAATAATGAACGTTCAAATCAAATACCAAAAGGAGCTAGAGAAAATGGAGAAGGAAAATCGAGAGCTGCGCCAGCAATATCTGATATTGAAGACAAACAAGAAGACGAGTGCCAAGAGAATTAAGAAATCTCTCATTGACATGTACTCCGAAGTGTTGGACGAGCTATCAGGCTACGACACTGGCTACACCATGGCTGATCATTTGCCCcgagtggttgttgttggtgatcAGAGCAGCGGCAAGACATCTGTGCTAGAATCCATTGCAAAGGCGCGCATCTTTCCGCGAGGCAGTGGCGAAATGATGACTCGTGCACCTGTCAAGGTAACACTGGCAGAGGGCCCATATCATGTGGCCCAGTTTCGTGACACGGATCGTGAGTACGATCTTACCAAAGAGTCGGATCTGGCAGATCTTCGACGTGAGGTCGAGTTCCGCATGCGCTCCTCTGTGCGTGGCGGCAAGACGGTAAGCAATGAGGTGATTGCCATGACCGTCAAGGGACCAGGACTACAACGAATGGTTCTCGTCGATTTACCGGGTATTATTTCGGTAAGTAGACTGATAAATCTTTAAGCAATGTTATTCTTATGTGTACTGGTTTTTAGACCATGACTGTAGATATGGCATCTGACACCAAGGACTCCATACACCAGATGACCAAGCATTATATGAGCAATCCAAATGCGATTATACTGTGCATACAGGATGGTTCTGTTGATGCAGAGCGCAGCAACGTCACTGACTTGGTCATGCAATGTGATCCCTTAGGACGCCGCACTATATTTGTGCTAACTAAAGTCGATCTGGCCGAAGAGTTGGCCGATCCCGACCGAATAAGGAAGATATTATCGGGCAAACTGTTTCCCATGAAAGCATTGGGCTATTATGCCGTTGTGACGGGACGCGGACGCAAGGATGACAGCATAGATGCTATTAGACAGTATGAAGAGGATTTCTTTAAGAATTCCAAACTGTTTCAGTAAGtagtatattgtttttttttgcttgacCAGCTGTTAACTTTCATGACCACTACAGTCGACGTGGGGTTATCATGCCACATCAAGTGACTAGTCGTAATCTGAGCATGGCTGTGTCGGATCGCTTCTGGAAGATGGTGCGTGAAACTATTGAGCAGCAGGCGGATGCATTTAAGGCAACCAGATTTAATTTGGAAACCGAATGGAAAAACAACTTTCCCAGGTTAATAGTTAGGTTTCTAccagaaattaaatatattaactatAAAATTGCCATTGTAGACTGCGCGAGTCTGGACGTGACGAGCTGTTCGATAAGGCTAAAGGCGAAATATTGGACGAAGTGGTAACGCTCTCACAGATCTCAGCCAAGAAATGGGACGATGCCCTCACTGCCAAGCTATGGGAGAAACTATCGAATTACGTTTTCGAAAATGTTTACCTACCCGCTGCACAGTCAGGTTCTCAAAGTAATATTCTGTAGTTATAAGTATTAAGTAGTAAGCCACGCCCACCCCACGCTGGGGCAGGAACACATCAAGTCCATCACCATAAATgctttgtgtttgtgtgttagCAGGAAATTCAAGTCGTTCAATTGGGAATCACATGCCTTGATAAGTTTTAAACCAGTTTCAACTTGTGGATTCCTTTTCTCATTGAACCAtgcgtttaaatttaatgtgtgTACATcccaattcaaatttaattatcatcaATTTGTCAGGCatgtttccaaaaaaaaatgtgattcagcaagttttatatatttgtcaCAGTAATATGCGAATAAGGCGCGTACTTGCCGGAAAGTGTGACTTGAAGATTTACGTGTCAAGAGAAACACGTTTAACCcgatatattcatttaagctGCGTTAATTTGATCAATGAACACTAAAaagcaactgttttttttaattagtcaaCTTCAAGCTACAATTCCAAAATTAATCAACCGAAATTAACGTAATGTATTTGATGTCTTTGTTATTGATCATTTTTGCATCTATTTTGTGCTCTCAAAAATCTGAATTAGTggtagaaattaatttatggcaATGTTGCTCTTTTAGATTCCTTCAATACGATGGTAGATATTAAACTGCGGCAATGGGCAGAGCAGGCGTTGCCGGCCAAATCAGTTGAGGCTGGCTGGGAGGCATTGCAGCAGGAGTTCATATCGCTGATGGAGCGGGCAAAGAAGGCGCATGATCATGACGGTGTGTTTGATCAACTTAAATCGGCCGTTGTGGATGAAGCTATACGCCGACATAGCTGGGAGGATAAAGCCATTGATATGCTACGTGTGATACAGCTAAACACATTGGAAGATCGCTTTGTGCACGACAAAACTGAGTGGGATCTAGCTGTGAAATTCCTGGAGAACTCCGTTACCAACAAACTCGTGCAAACCGATGAAACATTGGCGCAAATGTTTGGACCTGGACCATGGACGCGCTTTGCCCACTGGAAGTCATTGACACAGGATCAGCAGAAGAGACGCAGTGTCAAGGGAGAACTAGACAAGATACTCAAAAATGATGTGGTTTGTTCTGgccataaaatgcaaatgtttcattttttaattttgtataattattttctagaAACATTTGCCCACCTTAAGTTATGATGAGCTGACGACGGTGCGCAAGAATCTGCAGCGGGATAATGTGGAAGTGGACACGGATTACATACGTCAAACGTGGTTCCCAGTCTACAGAAAGTACGTAGTGTCTACTATCGATGCtatgaaataatattgatGGTTTGAATTTATAGACATTTCCTGCAGCAGTCGCTGCAACGTGCCAAGGATTGCCGCAAGGCGTATTACCTTTACACACAACAAGGCACAGAGTGCGAGGTGAGTTTACTGAAGACAAGGTTCAACCTTGTTTGGCTAACAAGCTTTCCTTCTATTGACAGATATCCTGCAGCGATGTGGTACTGTTTTGGCGCATACAACAGGTCATCAAGGTGACGGGCAATGCGTTGAGGCAGCAGGTTATCAATCGGGAAGCGCGACGCTTAGATAAGGAGATCAAGGCGGTGCTTGATGAGTTCAGCGAAGATGAGGAGAAGAAGGCACATCTGCTTACGGGCAAACGAGTGCAGCTGGCCGAGGAACTTAGTAAGTCAAACAAATTATAGTATTTTGTATGCGATAAATctatcatatttttattgcagtcAAAGTGCGACAGATACAAGAGAAACTGGAGGAGTTCATTAATTCATTGAATCAGGAGAAATAGAATAAATGGTGTGCCATGACCAAAGACACAACTGCGTTAtctatttaatgttttaatttaagctcaAAAACGTATATAATCACAGTCACGGATTGTTCATAACGATTTTCCTTACTATTTACTTAGTTATTACGCTTACTTTGTGCAGCAAAGAGTAATAAACGATTGTTAGTTTGTATATTAGCTGAGTTTTTTGATTGTAGAGAACTATCAAAAGCTACACGGATGGTGTGTAATTAAATCTAGTCTTTCAGCTTTCTAAGAACTTTACTGACATAATAGTAAGGTGATTGACAATTAAAGATAGTGAATCTTATATGTCGACAATACTCGATGAAGAAAACTGGGATGTATCATTACAATTCGGAGAGCTTGctgaaaatcaattaacaaaaataatagttaaatctTGAGATTATTTTATGATCGTACAAGTTTGAGATCCGGAGTTTAATAATGGGGTTTTTCTCCCTCccaaaaaaagaataacaaacaCCAATTGTGTAGTttgtaaattacttaaatgttgtttattgtaaaatgtataacttttaaatatgctagatacaaatatatactcTTTAAGTCAGTATTGTTTTGCTTctctttaatataatattttatttttgataaacatAAACGCGAAATGCGCTCAACTTGTTTGAGTATGTATGTAgctgtttgtatatatatgtgtatgtgtgtggtgtgtgttgtgtgtacatgtgtgtgtgtacagttCCAATTGTAGCAGATACGCCAACGCATTGTTTGTTCTTCATAATCAGCTAACGACGCGTCGACAATGGATTCAAGTTGGGATTGGAGTGAATATAGTGCAATAACCTTACagttaacagcaacaacagcaacaatatgtgtgtatgtgtgtgtgtgtttgtttttcttataacTAAagcttacatatgtacaaactATGTAACAAGTCTGGAGCAGAAGCTAACAGTTTAGTTAGTCGaacttattaattaaacaaatgcaacTTCCTCATCTCGTCTTCTCTTATCGTCTCGTTTCTTCGTAGAATTCTTAACTTGGCAGTCGAATTGTGGCCCAGCCATGTGCTCAgctgcttaaaatatatttatgaccCATCGGTATTCACACAACATGGTGAGCACTTGGTTTGAACATTATTTATACgcttgtataaattataaaaaactataacTATAGTTATTAATGATCAATACTTAAGTTTGATCTATGCAtgtactgtgtgtgtgtagtgtgtgtgtggtgtgtgtgtgtgtgtaggatGAGGCGAGGCACTCGATAAAGCAAAAGGCACAAACATTACACTTAAACTAAGACTACTTAATCTAGATCTAGACAAATAGACTTATCAAGTACATGCTTCAATAGCTGCTCCGCAGCAAAAGCACTGACAGAAGATTGGGCTCTGCTTCTGTATCAGTatcagtatctgtatctgtatctcattttgtagctgtatctgtatctcgtTGTAGTTcgatttcagtttcagtttcagttgctgttcaatcttcaacaacaacaattgtgttATTGGCAATTAGTGTTAAACTAACCACTTAATAGAGCAaacacatcaatttggctGTCGAAAGTGGCTAAAGTGGCGATACTCGTATCAGAAGACAATTACGACCGGCAAGCTTCCATTTgtcgaatatttttgttgatgttttcTATTGATAACCGTTGATTAGGCCGCGGGTAGAGGCTCGTTCTGAGCATTGCGTCGCTTCTCCCGGTTCGATATGCAGGTCAGTGGATAGCAGAGGAAGCCCGACAGCAGGATTAGGCCACCAGCGAAGTAGAATGCCATATTGTAGCTCTTGGTCGCCGTATACAAAGCACCTGAGAAACATAGACAGTAAATCAGAAATTTGTATTGCAAGTTGTTTTCAGTAATTTGAACTCACCGGCAATGGGACTGCCAATGGTGGCAGCCAATCCTTGAAACAGCATAAGGAAACCAAAGGCATTGGTCAGCTTCTCCAGGCCAATCAGTTCGACGGCAATCAGAGATCGCAGCGCCGAGAAGCAGGCAATGCAAATGCCAAAGAGCACAGCGAATGCCCATTGGGTGGTGCTATCGATGACCACACCACTGAAGATTGTGGCCAAGCCACCAGCGGTGAGTGCCACATTGTTGAGCCACAGTGGCTTCACAGCGGGGAACGAGCTCAACGAACCGCACACAATCCTAGCAAGTGTATTGATCATGCCAATGCCCGAAATGATGGAGACGCCATCCTCTTTGGACATGCCCGCCTCGACAGCGCGATCCGTGAGGAAGGCGAAGGGCACAAAGAAGCCCATCATGGTCAGGAAACCGCTGAAGGCCAAACACATAAAGGCCGGTGACTTGAGCAGCGTGGTGTCCAACATGGTCGACAGTGTGCGACGCACTGCCTCCGGGCAGATGCGACAGCCCTTCTGCCGGTCCTCCAGCATGTCCCGCTTGGTGGGCAGACGTGTGACGGACATGTGATAGGCGAGCGATGTCTGCGACTGATACTGCGGTATGCGTGTGAGAGATCCCGTGAAGAAGATATCATCTCTGTACATGGGACGGGAAGAGGAGTGCGACTGGCCGTGATGATGGGCGGCATCGTTAGCAGCGCCAGCTGGACGCTTCGCCAGATCTTGTGGACGACGACCGGAGACTGTGTGACGACGTCCCTgaatgatagatggcttggCCTCCGTCTCCAACAGGTTATCGTTCTCGGCCTCCTCCTCGTTCTCACCCACGGTGGTCAGCTCCTTGTGCAGATTGAAGGTCAGCTGCTGGGGATCACCATTCGGAGTCGTTGGCTGCGATTTGCGTAGTTGCTTCAGCTCTGTTCCCTTGCTAGCCTGTCCCGATGGCCTGCGCTCCAGATTCATGCCCTTGAAGATCTCCGCCGCCGTGGGATAATGATTACGCTGCGACGCACCCATGTAGGTGTTGTGGGCCGAGTTGGGCATCGAGTAGGCGAAGCGTCCGTCGGGCAACGGTTTGGTGAATGCCGCCTGATGCAATTGTGGCGTTGGAGCCACTGTGTTTCCATGTCCATTCAGCTTGGTCTTCTCCTCGTCGACCACAGTGCCATCCTCGGTGACTCCCAGCGTAATGGGCTGAATAGGACGGAAGGCAAGGCCAAAGATAGCACAAGATAAGACCAACAATCCCTGTATAGCCAGCGTCGTCCGCCAGTCGGTCTTCTCGAGCAGCATGTTGGTCAGCGGGGCAAAGACAAAGGTGCCCACACCGGAGCCGCAGAGGGCAACACCTGTGGCCAAGGCACGAAACTTCTCAAAGTAGAAACCAATGATGACAACGGCCGGTATGTAGACCATGCAAAAGCCAATTCCTCCCATGATGCCATACACAAGGAAAAGGAATTCCACGCTGTTCGCAAAGTAGGACAGTCCAAAGCAAATGCCACCCAATATGGCACCCGCTATGGTCACCGGACGGAATCCAAATCGATTGGCCATTGCACTCACGAAGGGTCCGGCCATCAGATAACAACCGCTGAGCAGCGATGAGACCCACGACACATAGAACTTGCTCACATTGAACTCCTTTATGAGAGGCTCCTGTATGCTGGCCGAGCAGAAGACGATGCCATCGATGACCGTGCAGCAGAGGAAGGAGGCAACCATTACGACCCAAGCCCAGCCACTGTCCGGTGGCACAACCACAGCTGCCGTTTCAATCTCTTCCTCCACCTCCTCAGCCTCATTGAACTGTTCGAGCTTGTTATCCGGATGCTTGGACACCAGAGCATTTGCCGTTGGCAGCTCATCTTGGGATTTTGTTTGCTGTGTCGGCATTGCGGGGCTACAAAgggaaaagaaaagaacaaaaagtGTGAATTACAAAGTAATTAaaaccatttattttttatttcttatattattatgtGAACTTTGACCCCGAATATGACCGCCTTGCAAAACTCCGTCTTACTGCACGATCGCATTGTCTCAGCTacgttgtgtgaaaatttctgCCTCGTAGGaattatggtttgggctgtgaaatgatcagtcagtgagtgagtcaaTGATTCAGtataaagagttttatataattttaatatatatt harbors:
- the LOC117783899 gene encoding SNF-related serine/threonine-protein kinase, whose protein sequence is MTLETQPVGGGLCDGKIAGLYDLEETLGSGHFAVVKLARHVFTGAKVAVKVVDKTKLDEVSKAHLFQEVRCMKLVQHPNVVRLYEVIDTQTKLYLVLELGDGGDLYDYIMKHDAGLSEELARKYFRQILRAITYCHQLHVVHRDLKPENVVFFEKLGLVKLTDFGFSNKFSPGQKLETFCGSLAYSAPEILLGDSYDAPAVDIWSLGVILYMLVCGQAPFEKANDSETLTMIMDCKYTVPSHVTQECRCLIATMLVRDPKKRATVEEIASSSWLKQIDEPDSVEHSVPLVSREQLSEEDHAFIIQKMINGNIASKEEILQALDKNKYNHITATYFLLAEIRLRRRREEEQKLKFNEAGLKMGDLNRRVPADKPSPTENPKVVVPISINVTPAAQFGNDNAKPDKRTRKCSIVREEEEEESANESCDVGNELKVASTRRESISDGRLNRSVQERSCSSAPAPAAEVPSNTRTKIVHSTDMSLSQKLKQMEKCARVDEDTISGLKELEIGKLKPLPSSSKNPVLTHRRTKLNKIRTPSCSSSEASDDDTKTRNKKKINKFVGDTPIRFRMHRRDSHDDSSDSQDQLYPPPGSNSSGATFISNSNSGVSGKKEEQGQCKEPNKTEETRKSHTQKSRKQNKDHVDKHSHAEKQQLVLVESTTTRRRRIRESQSLDRITEAQEFEMRHRSYINDASMQQHIEQRNSLFNLNTFSVAETKEEYDDESEINPDTDTTDQIMNTLNAAKATLQQKQYFIDTNYSKNYNNSSNNNNYNNNNNKKKSNETPKDIYNLNSIEEIDLILEDKSLTKAIHITGSKCFVTMKKIRRLGKYFPVMNFS